TCGGCGGTATGTTCGAATTGCCCTCAGGCAGTACCCGGAAAGGTCAACTTCGCGAAGCAGTTTGACCGCATGGATGACGAGGCCACTATCAGCAATGACGGTACCTTCAATTGGAATGCGACGCAGAATTTCTCGATTGAATTCTGGATGAAGCAATCATTGGGATGTGCCGGTCTTACGCAGCCAAACAACGAAGTCGTAATCGGACGTTCTGGTGCAGGCTGGTGGATTGGCGTGATGTGCGAATCGGGTGGGAATGCGGGCAAGCTGCGTTGTTACATTCAAGGCACTGATATTATCAGCAACGCTTTGGTGACAGATGGAGAATGGCATCATGTCGTGTTTCTGCGCGACAATGGTGCCGGGAACTGGCGTCTCTATATTGATGGCCTTCTCGATCGCAGTGTAGCTGGAGCCGGTCATAACCTGTCGGCTTCTGATCCCCTGACACTCGGTTGGTTCAACGGTCCGGATCCGGGCAAGTACCGCTTTGGTGGAGTGCTTGACGAGTTGGCGCTGTACAACGACAAGTTGCCAGTCGTAGTTATCGAACAGCATTACAATCTTGGCTGGGGCGCTACCTATTGCTACAACTGCGGAGATGTCGACGGCTCCGAAGCTGTGACGGTTTCCGATGCGGTATATCTCATCAATTTCATATTTGGCGGCGGCAATCCGCCGCTGGCATCGGAAGCTGCAGATGTTGACTGCAGCGGTTTCATCACGATTTCCGACGTAGTTTTCTTGATCGGTTACATCTTTGCCGGTGGTCCAGCGCCGTGCGAACAATGCAAGTAGTACCGGTCGGGCTATAGTAGGTATGGAATAGTAATCGTCTGTACGTACTGCCGCTACCGCCGCAAATTTTGCGGCTTGGATGTGGAGGCGAACCACATTTAGCACGACTGATTTTTGCGGAAAGATCCTCCATCCTTACTGAACATGGACGTGATTTTCCTTGACAAATTTATCCCTGTTGTTATCTTTGAATCAACATTGGTCTACCTATTCATCTTAGTTCGGACTCCGAACTAACTGCATTCGAAGTGAATTCTTAACATGCCGGCAATCGGCCGAAAACAATCGCACAGTAGTCTGCTGTGAAGAGAGTACCTGAGATTGCACGCGTAGTCCTCGCGGAGTCCATCTGACGGCGCTCGCGCTCTTGCATAGATAGCAGAGACTTTTGTGCGTTCAGAATAGTTGGAGAACGTTTGTGAGTCGTATCTGCATTTTTGGATCACATTTACTTGAAAATGGTATTGGGGTAACTAGAATCGAGAATTAAGGCGGAGGCAGCCTCGAATATTCGAGGACAAGTTAATCATCTTTGTTTTCAACAATCTACTTTCCGCGCCAATAAGAGAGAGAAAGTCGGAACATGATGTCAGCGAATCGGCAACGTGAGATCCGTGCGCGTTCGCAAAATTCGACATTACGTAAACTTCGGCCCGGATGGGCCAATACATGCCAATTTGGGAGGTACCAATGAAATCAGTGTTCACGCGGGCAAGCTTCCTCAGTTTGCTCTGTTTAATGACGACTGCCCTTCTGCTCCTGGGAGCCACGACAGTTGGAGCGCAACCAAGCGGTTGCCCGACCGGGATGACCGGCTTTTGGAGGTTTGATGAAAGCATTGGTGGACCGTACGACGATTACTACGGCATTAATGATGCAATCTGCACCAACTGCCCGGCAACTGCCACGGGAAAGCTCGGCAATGCTATTGATTTTGACGGCGTCAACGTTCGAGTGGACATTCCTGATGACGGCAGCTTCGATTGGAGCGCGACGACAAGTTTCACGATCGAGTTCTGGATGCGGTCAAACGGATGCAGTTGCACCCAAACGGGATATGACTGCAATCAGGTAATTGCCGGTCGCGTCGCCGCTGGATGGTGGATTGGTGTCAACTGCCAGACCGTTCCGGCAGGAAACACGAATAAGCTGCGCTGTTACTTCGGAACCAGCGGGGCTGATTTGTACAGCAATGCTTCTGTCAATGATGATGTTTGGCATCATGTCGTCTTTGTATTTGACGCAACAGCTGGTGAATACCGTCTGTTCATTGACGGCGTACTTGACAATAGCGTTTCGGCAGCTGGCGGCAATCGTGTTGGTGCCGGACCGCTGCAACTGGGATACTACTCAACTGCATACCAATATGCCGGGCTACTGGACGAGTTTGCGCTTTATAACAGTGCTCTCACAGACTTAGAAATAGAGAATCACTTTTCAGCCAGTGCTACCGGCCAAGGTTATTGTGACGCTCCGACGCTCACCGCAATCGTCTCTACACCTGTAACAGCAGCAACCGTTGGCACGGTATACAACTACGACGTTGATGCCGTTGGCTCGCCGATACCGACCTACTCGTTGCTGTTAGCCCCGACAGGCATGACAATCGACGAAACCTCAGGAGTGATCAGTTGGACACCCCAGTATGTTGGGACCTTCGATGTCCAAGTGCGGGCGAGCAATACTGAAAGCAGCGATGAGCAGGCGTTTTCGGTCAAGGTAGACCCTGCCTGTTTCTGCACACCTGGGTTAACGCACTATTGGAAGCTTGATGAGATGACCGGCAACACTTTCGCAGACTGTCAGGGTGGACACAATGCGAATTGTGGCAACTGTCCTACCCCAATTGGTGGACATATTGGAGGCGCTCAGGCATTTGACCGGACAGATGACGGACTGAGTGTACTGGACGACGGCAGTTTGGATTGGAGCGCGACGGACAGCTACTCAATCGAATTCTGGATGAACGAATCCTCTGTTTGCGGCGGTACAGTACAAGCCAATAACGAAGTCATTGTCGGGCGTTCCGGAGCCGGATGGTGGGTCGGCGTCAATTGCGAGTCGCCGCTGCCGGTGCAGAGGATACGCGCTTACTTGCAAGGGACAGAGCTATTCAGCACCACAGTCGTAAACGATGGTCTGTGGCACCACATCGTATTCGTTCGCGACGCGGTCGCTGGCGCATTCACGCTCTATGTTGATGGAGTTGCGGAGGCGACGCTGGTTACGGCGGGAAAGAACCTTGTCGGAAATGATTCCCTGACGATTGGTTACTTCAACGGTCCGGCACTGGGCAAGTATCGCTACGGCGGCATTCTTGATGAACTGGCATTTTACGGCAATGCGCTTACTGAACAGACAATTGATGAGCACTACAACCACGGCGTAGGCGGCCGCTACTGCTACGGTTGCGGTGATGCCGACGCGAGCGGGGCTGTTACAGTCTCTGATGTTGTGTATTTAATCAACTTCATCTTTTCGGGTGGAAATGCCCCACAGCCACTTGCCTCTGGCGATGCTGATTGCAGCGGTTTCATCACGATTTCGGATGCTGTCTATTTGATAGGATTCATTTTTAGCGGTGGGCCCGCGCCCTGTGCTACGTGTCCATAAATGGCGGTTCATGACAAAAGCAAGGACGAGGAAGCTGATCAAGAGATCATCTTCCCTACCCGATTCGGGGTCGCCGGGTCATGTCCCGGCGTCTGCATTGACGTAAGGAGAAAGAAATGACAATTGGTAAATGGTTTTCTTGGTCGATCTGGATCAAAGTATCGGCAATTCTTCTGACTATTCTGGTATTCGGCCTGGTGGTCCCGGCTGTCGCACAGCCGAGCGGATGTCCCACCGGGATGACCGGATATTGGAAGTTTGACGAAGTGTCAGGTGGGCCTTATGACGATTTCTTTGGCAGCAATAATGCCACCTGTACAAACTGTCCGGCAACGGTGATAGGCAAGCTTGGCAACGGGTTGGATTTTGATGGAACCAACGATCGAGTTGATATTGCAGATGATAACAGCTTCGATTGGAGTACGACGACGAGCTTCACGATCGAGTTTTGGATGCGATCTTCGGGATGCAACTGCACGACACCGGTAGGTGGTTACACTTGTAATCAGGTAATAGTTGGCCGCTCAGCAACTGCCAGCGGAGGCTGGTGGATTGGCGTCAATTGCGAGACAGGTAATGTAGGCAAGCTGCGTTGCTTCTTCACTAACGTTGATATGTACAGCAACGTTACAGTCGCAGACGATATGTGGCATC
This is a stretch of genomic DNA from bacterium. It encodes these proteins:
- a CDS encoding putative Ig domain-containing protein, encoding MKSVFTRASFLSLLCLMTTALLLLGATTVGAQPSGCPTGMTGFWRFDESIGGPYDDYYGINDAICTNCPATATGKLGNAIDFDGVNVRVDIPDDGSFDWSATTSFTIEFWMRSNGCSCTQTGYDCNQVIAGRVAAGWWIGVNCQTVPAGNTNKLRCYFGTSGADLYSNASVNDDVWHHVVFVFDATAGEYRLFIDGVLDNSVSAAGGNRVGAGPLQLGYYSTAYQYAGLLDEFALYNSALTDLEIENHFSASATGQGYCDAPTLTAIVSTPVTAATVGTVYNYDVDAVGSPIPTYSLLLAPTGMTIDETSGVISWTPQYVGTFDVQVRASNTESSDEQAFSVKVDPACFCTPGLTHYWKLDEMTGNTFADCQGGHNANCGNCPTPIGGHIGGAQAFDRTDDGLSVLDDGSLDWSATDSYSIEFWMNESSVCGGTVQANNEVIVGRSGAGWWVGVNCESPLPVQRIRAYLQGTELFSTTVVNDGLWHHIVFVRDAVAGAFTLYVDGVAEATLVTAGKNLVGNDSLTIGYFNGPALGKYRYGGILDELAFYGNALTEQTIDEHYNHGVGGRYCYGCGDADASGAVTVSDVVYLINFIFSGGNAPQPLASGDADCSGFITISDAVYLIGFIFSGGPAPCATCP